GCCGGTCGTGCTCTCCGGTATCCTGCAGGAGCTCACCGGGCTCTCGCGGGCAAAAGGGCGGGACGGGGCTGCGGCCCGCTGCGGTCTTGCCCTCAGTGAGAAGTGCACCATTATTCCGAGCGGTGAGCTGGAATCGGCATCGATCGATGCACAGGTGATCGAATACGCGACCCGGAACTCCTGTCTGGTAGTCACGAATGACCGGCGCGTCAGAGAAGCGCTCTTTGCCCGCGGCATCGGCGTAATCTCATTAAGAAAACAGAAAAAACTGGAGATATTGCGGAGGTAAATATGTATCACAAACTTTTGCTTGAGGATAAGGTGCGGGTGCCCCCCCAGCGCCTTGGTGAGAAACTCGAAAAAGTGATCCTGGAAGTTTTACAGGAGCAGCTCGAGGGCAGCATTGACAAGGAGATCGGGATTTTCATCTGTGTCACAAGAGTGCTTGACGTAGGTGAAGGAGAACTTGTTCCCGGTGATGGTGGCGTATACTATGATGTCCGGTTCGAGGCAATGGCACTCAGGCTTGCCCTTCAGGAAGTCATTGAGGGGCTTGTCGTTGAAACCACCAGCTTTGGTGCCTTCGTCAGTCTCGGCCCTATCGACGCGATGCTGCATGTCAGCCAGATCTCCGACGAGTACATCAACTATGACGAGAAGAATGCCCGTCTCATCTGCCAGGAGTCAAAGAGGTATATCGGTGTCGGCGATGTTGTCCGTGTCCGCGTTGTTACCCTATCCTTAAACGAGCGTGAACCGCGGGACAGCAAGATTGGCCTCACCATGCGCCAGGCAGGCCTCGGCACTGCGCTCTGGCTCGAGGAAGAGATCGCAAAGGAGAAAGAGAAAGCTAGCCAGCCCGCCGGTGCGGCAAAGGAGCGCCCGCAGGAAAAGGCAAAGGGAAAGAGGAAGGAGAATGCCTCCGGCGAATAAGAAGAAACAGGGAAAAGTCTGCCGCGACTGCCATCGCGTAGTTGACGGCGAGAACTGCGTAGTCTGTGGTACAACAAATTTAAGCGAGGACTGGTCAGGGTACCTCGTTATTATCGATCCGGAAAACTCGGAAGTGGCAAAACGGATGAACATCAAGCTTCCGGGCCGCTACGCGCTGAAGGTCCGCTGATGCTCACGCTTCCCGAAGAGCACCGCAGGCTCTTCAAGGAACCGTTTGGTGAACTCCATCATGAGATAGAAGAGATCCTGCCCCGCCTTGCCGGCCATATGGTCTGTGCTGTCGGGGATGTTGTCACACACAACCTCCAGAAGAACGGGATCGTCCCTGACGTGGCAGTTGTCGATGGCTATACGATGAGATCGCCGTGCAGCAGGATGCCGGACGTCACCGGTTCATGCATAACGGTAAAGAATCCGGCGGGCACTCTCACCAGTGAGCTTATCGCGGCACTGGATCAGGCAATTGCCTCCCCTCCCACGACAATCGTTGTGGACGGGGAGGAAGACCTTGCAGTTATCCCGATGGTCATTGCAGCCCCGATCGGTGCCATCGTGCTCTACGGCCAGCCGCATGAGGGGGTTGTGTTCAGGACCGTGACACCGGAAGCCAAGGAAACCGCAAAAAAATTTCTCAAACACTTCACGAACCCATAACCCGGATTCATCTCAGTCACGTACCAGGTGCCGGTCGATCCCTCTTTTTCCACCATCCTCCTCAGAACGAGGGTCATATTTTAAATAAACTGGTTCCCAATAATTACAGGATATCGATGGACTTTGAGATCACCAGCGATAAAAGGAATGAACTTTTATCCAGAAGAGAGGTTCAGTTTACCCTCAAATACGACGGTGCAACCCCCTCGCGCATGCAGATCATCGGAAAACTCTGCGCCCTCCTGAACATAAAGGAGCACCAGGTAACCCTTGACACCCTGAACAGCAGCTTTGGCAAGACAGAGCTTACCGGAGCGGCCCGCATCTATGATTCGGAAGAGAGCAGGAACAAGACTGAACGCCCGCACCTTGCGGCGCGCGGACTGCCCAAGAAGAAGGAAGAGGCATAACCATGGCCGCAGCAGCAAAGAAAGGAGCAAAGGCCAAAGGACCCCAGAGGGGTGCGTACTTCAAGGTTGAAGGCGCAAAGGTCACTACTACAAAGAAATACTGCCCGCGCTGCGGACCTGGTGTCATGATGGCCGACCACAAGGACCGGGCCACCTGCGGCAAGTGCGGATACACCGAATTCAGAAAATAAGCACCAATGCCTGTTTTTGGGCAGATACTCGGAATTGAGGGCACTGCCTGGAATCTCAGTGCCGCTCTTTTTGATAAGGATCTTGTTTCTCTTGCATCGCGGCCGTACAGCCCTGCACAAGGGGGTATTCACCCCCGCGAAGCAGCACAGCACCACGCCTCGGTGATGAAAGAACTCATCGGCTCTATCCTCACTGAACCGGAAAAAGTGACGGGTATTGCATTTTCGCAGGGGCCGGGTCTCGGGCCATGTCTCCGGACCGTAGCAACTGCTGCCCGTTCCCTTGCCCTCGCACTCGATGTCCCGCTTATCGGTGTCAACCACTGCGTTGCCCATGTGGAGATCGGATGTTTTGCCACGGGATGCAAAGACCCCATCGTGCTCTATGCAAGCGGGGCGAATACCCAGGTTATCGGGTACCTGAACAGACGGTACCGGATATTCGGAGAAACGCTCGATATCGGTATTGGCAATGCGCTGGACAAGTTTGCCCGGGCTAAAAATTTTCCCCATCCCGGGGGCCCGCTCATCGAGGTAAATGCAAAAGAGGGGCAGTATATCGAACTCCCTTATACCGTCAAAGGAATGGATCTCGCCTTCTCGGGACTCATCTCGGCAGCGAAGGACAGTAAAGCCTGCCTCCCGGATGTCTGTTACAGCCTCCAGGAAACCGCGTTTGCCATGTGCGTGGAAGTGACCGAACGGGCACTCTCACTTTCGGGCAAGGACGAGGTGCTTCTTGTCGGGGGTGTCGGGGCGAACCGGCGCCTGCAGGAGATGCTCCGGATCATGTGTGAGGACCGCGGGGCGCGTTTCTATGTGCCTGAACAGAAGTATCTCGGGGACAACGGGGCGATGATCGCTTATACTGGAAAACTGATGCTGGAGAGCGGTGCATCGCTCCCGGTGGAATCGTCACAGGTCAACCCGTCATTCCGGTCAGACGAGGTGGAAGTGACATGGAAGCGCGATATCCCGGGCCGGGTGCCGGCCCTCCCGTGCAGAGACGGCGACACGCAGAAGCGCGGTGCGGAAGCGGTGATTGCCTTTGGCCCGGCCACCATTGAGAAGCGCAGGGTTGCAAAACGGTACCGGGTCCCGGCCCTGGACCGGCGCCTCATTACCGAAAGGACCCGGGCGGAAGCTCGCCTGATCCACGCAGCGCGCAAAGGTGGCGTGCCAACACCCGTCATGCACGATATAACAACCGACACTATCGTAATGGAACGGATCCGGGGAACCATGCTCACGGACGATCTCACGGACGAAAACCTCCGGAGGACCGGCACGATAGTCGGAAAACTGCATACCGCCGGGATCATGCACGGCGATCTCACCACGAGCAACCTGATCCTGCGCGAGGGAGACGGCGCGTGTGTGCTGATTGATTTCGGACTGTCACAGGTCACCCAGGAGATCGAACAGCGCGGGGTTGACATCCATGTCCTTTACCAGACCCTGGAGAGCACCGCCCCGGGCCGGTGTGTCGGCCTCAAGGCCGCATTCGAGATAGGCTATGCAGAATCCTTCAAGGGTGCTGCAGAGATTATCGCCAGGGAACACGAGATCGAACTCCGGGGGCGGTATCTCTGAAGATCACGATGGTTACCGGTAACGCGAACAAGGCCCGTGAAGTGGCAGCCTTTTTTGGA
Above is a window of uncultured Methanoregula sp. DNA encoding:
- a CDS encoding GTP-dependent dephospho-CoA kinase family protein — encoded protein: MLTLPEEHRRLFKEPFGELHHEIEEILPRLAGHMVCAVGDVVTHNLQKNGIVPDVAVVDGYTMRSPCSRMPDVTGSCITVKNPAGTLTSELIAALDQAIASPPTTIVVDGEEDLAVIPMVIAAPIGAIVLYGQPHEGVVFRTVTPEAKETAKKFLKHFTNP
- the spt4 gene encoding transcription elongation factor subunit Spt4; the protein is MPPANKKKQGKVCRDCHRVVDGENCVVCGTTNLSEDWSGYLVIIDPENSEVAKRMNIKLPGRYALKVR
- a CDS encoding nucleotide-binding protein, which produces MKVLLDANALMMPAQFQIDIFDELRMLIGSFEPVVLSGILQELTGLSRAKGRDGAAARCGLALSEKCTIIPSGELESASIDAQVIEYATRNSCLVVTNDRRVREALFARGIGVISLRKQKKLEILRR
- a CDS encoding bifunctional N(6)-L-threonylcarbamoyladenine synthase/serine/threonine protein kinase — translated: MPVFGQILGIEGTAWNLSAALFDKDLVSLASRPYSPAQGGIHPREAAQHHASVMKELIGSILTEPEKVTGIAFSQGPGLGPCLRTVATAARSLALALDVPLIGVNHCVAHVEIGCFATGCKDPIVLYASGANTQVIGYLNRRYRIFGETLDIGIGNALDKFARAKNFPHPGGPLIEVNAKEGQYIELPYTVKGMDLAFSGLISAAKDSKACLPDVCYSLQETAFAMCVEVTERALSLSGKDEVLLVGGVGANRRLQEMLRIMCEDRGARFYVPEQKYLGDNGAMIAYTGKLMLESGASLPVESSQVNPSFRSDEVEVTWKRDIPGRVPALPCRDGDTQKRGAEAVIAFGPATIEKRRVAKRYRVPALDRRLITERTRAEARLIHAARKGGVPTPVMHDITTDTIVMERIRGTMLTDDLTDENLRRTGTIVGKLHTAGIMHGDLTTSNLILREGDGACVLIDFGLSQVTQEIEQRGVDIHVLYQTLESTAPGRCVGLKAAFEIGYAESFKGAAEIIAREHEIELRGRYL
- a CDS encoding DNA-directed RNA polymerase, encoding MYHKLLLEDKVRVPPQRLGEKLEKVILEVLQEQLEGSIDKEIGIFICVTRVLDVGEGELVPGDGGVYYDVRFEAMALRLALQEVIEGLVVETTSFGAFVSLGPIDAMLHVSQISDEYINYDEKNARLICQESKRYIGVGDVVRVRVVTLSLNEREPRDSKIGLTMRQAGLGTALWLEEEIAKEKEKASQPAGAAKERPQEKAKGKRKENASGE
- a CDS encoding 30S ribosomal protein S24e; this encodes MDFEITSDKRNELLSRREVQFTLKYDGATPSRMQIIGKLCALLNIKEHQVTLDTLNSSFGKTELTGAARIYDSEESRNKTERPHLAARGLPKKKEEA
- a CDS encoding 30S ribosomal protein S27ae; amino-acid sequence: MAAAAKKGAKAKGPQRGAYFKVEGAKVTTTKKYCPRCGPGVMMADHKDRATCGKCGYTEFRK